The DNA sequence CCCCAAGCTCGACGGCGAGGCGAAGCGGGACGCGGTGCTCGCCACGGTGCGCTCGGCGTTCAAGCCGGAGTTCATCAACCGGCTCGACGACGTGATCGTGTTCGACGCGCTCGGCTCGGAGGAGCTGTCGAAGATCGTCGACCTGCAGGTGGCGCGGCTGGCCCGCAGGCTCGCCGACCGGCGGCTGCGGCTCACCGTCACCCCGGCGGCCCGCGACTGGCTCGCGCTCACCGGCTACGACCCGCTGTACGGCGCGCGCCCGCTGCGCCGGCTGGTGCAGACCGCGATCGGTGACCAGCTCGCCAAGGAGCTGCTCGCGGGCAACGTCCGCGACGGCGACGAGGTGGTGGTCGACCTCGACACCGAGCGCGACACGCTGACGATCCGCGCGGTCCCGGAGCCGGTCAACTGATCTCCGGCGATTGGCAAGGTCTGTTCCACCGTTTGTTCAACCGGCAACCGCCCCCGACGGGCGCTGATAGCGTCCTGCGACTGTCAGATGACGTCACGTAATCAGGGGGCGGAATGTCGAAGAACGCCTGGAGCACCGGGTACCGGTTCGTCGCGGTGGCCGCGCTCGCGGTCGGCGCGAGCAGCGCGGTGACGGGTACGGCCGCCGCGAACGACGGTGCCACGGCGCACACCGGCTGCCCGTCGGCGGTCGCGACGGGGGCAACGGGCTGCCACAAGGCCGCTGAGACGAAGTCGGAGAAGAGGCGGCCGGGCTACGGCCGCGCCTGGGCGAACCGGCCGAACCAGGAGTGGGTGCGGCGGCTCGACGCGTCCGTCATCCTCCGGCAGCTGCGCCGCAACAGCGGGCTGCCGATGACCGACCAGGCCGGCCTCGCCGCGAGCCGCGGGGTCGGCAACCCGATTCCGCTGCGCGTCGACCCGAGGCTCGCGCGGCTGCCGGGCACGCCGTCGTCCGGCACGCTCGCCGCGGCGCCGAGCCTCCCGAACGACGCGCACGAGCTGATCGTCAGCGGCAGCCTCACCGAGCGGACGCCCAGGACGGTCAACAAGACGGAGGTCACGGCGGTCGTGCGCGACCTGCCGAACACGGTCGACTCGGCCACGAACACCAAGCTCGGCGACCTGCTCCGCGTCGGCGACGACAGCGGGCTGCTGAACCCGGCCGCGTCGATGATCACCGGCCGCTGACCGACCCAGGTCCACCCTTCCCACCCGGCCGCACATCGGCCCCTCCGGCCCTGACCCGCAATCCCCGGGCCGGGCGAGGCGCGATCGGCCGGGAACCACGGCCGGCCAGGTCCTGACCCCGTGCGAGGGCCTGGCCGGTCGTGCGCGTTCCCCGGCGTACGCGCCGCCGCGGCGGTCGCCCCGCTCAGCTGTGCGTCACGTCGAGGAGCGCGTCGAGCTCGTCCTCGGGCAGGCCGAGATCGACGCGGATCCGGTAGCGGGCGCGGAGCAGGGCGTCCCGGACCCCGCTGTTCTCCGGGCAGGTCCGCACCCCCTCGGTCGCCCACTCCAGGGCCCCCTGCAGATCCCCGTAGGCCGCCAGCGTCTCGGCGACGCTGAGCGAGGTCAGCGGGTCGACGGGCCGGTCGGCCCGGATCGCCTCGATGACCTCACGGGCCTCGTCGGGCCGGTCGAGCTCGAAGAGCGTGTCCGCGATGCCCGCACGCGGGTCGACGCTGACCTCTCCCCCGTCGTCGAGGGCCCGCTGGTACCGGTCGAGCGCCATCGCCGGCTGCCCGGCCTGCCGCCACTCCTCCGCCGCGAGCAGGAAGATCGCCGCCCGGGAGACCTCACCGGATTCGTACGCGTACGCGAGGAAGTCCAGGCGCCGCGCGAGCATGTCGTGATCGTCGGAGAGCAGAGCCTGTTCGAGAAGTCGATCAAGGTGCTCACGTGTCACATGCGCCACGCCACCGAGCGTACCCAGCGAGGGTGTGATTTGCTCACACATTCCTCCGACTGACACGCAACGCGCATGACCGCCGGTGCGGCCGGTCGAGACGAGGTACGGCCGGCCGCACCGGCGGCCCGTGACGGCGGTGTGGAACGGCGGATGCGCGGACCCTGGCCCGCCCGGCCGCGGGCGTCAGGCCGAGGCCCGCAGCCGCCGGTCGAGACAGTCGCGCACGATCTGCTTCGCCTCGGCGATGATCGCGGCGTCGCCCTGCCGATCACGCCGGAAGGCGAGCTTGAGCACCGCGTCCGCCGCCTCCGCGGCCACCAGCATCGCCCGGTCGAGCTCCTCGCTGTCGGCGACGCCGTAGTCGGCGAGCAGCAGGGCGCGCAACCGGCCGACGACCACCGCGGCCGCGTCGGCCACCGAGTCGAGCGTGTGCAGGTCGGCCACGTCGACGAGGTGGAGCGAGCGGAACCCGGGCACGGTCCGGTGCATGTCCACGTACTCGTCGATGATCGCGTCGATCGCCTCCCAGACCGTGGCGAACTCCTCGACCATGAAGCGGCGGCCGACCCTGGTGACGAACCGCTCGGCGTTCCGGGCGGTGAGCGCCTTGCTGATGGCGCGCTTGTCGGGAAAGAACTGGTACAGCGAGCCGATGGCGACACCGGCGCGTTGCGCGATACGCGTGGTGGACAGCGCCTCGTAGCCGACCTCGTCCAGCAGCTCGGCGCAGGCGTCGAGCATGCGCTCGACCCGCCGGGCACTGCGCCGCTGACTGGGCCGGCGTCGAAGCGGTGCGATCGCGATGCGGTCGAGTTCGTCGATCGTCGGGCTGGGCATTCCTCCATCTTGCCCGCCCGCCCTCCGCCGGTCAGGCGATTGCTCAGAGTTTCCGGTTAATTGCTATCCGGAATCAAGCCGCACACCTGTCCGCAACGCCGCCACCCCTCCGACCCCTCGAGCGCCCGCGCCCGCGACGGCGGGCCGGGCAAACGCCGGGCCCCGCCCGCTGCTCGGACGGGGCCCCTCGACACCGCGGTTCAGGCGCCGATTCTGCCGCTCTTCAGGCTGCTGACGAACGCACCCCACTCGGCCCGGCTGAACGCCAGGACCGCGCCGAGGGGATTCTTGCCGTCACGGATACCCACGCGGCCGTCTGCCAGAAGAGCCACTTCCACGCAGTTGCCGTTGGTACTCCGTACGCTCTTCCGCCAGACCGCCCCGGTGAGATCGATAGGCGACATCGGCGACCTCCACCCCAAAGACGACATAACCCATCATCAGGATGGAGGTGATTTTCGGGACACACAAGTGTGATACGCGGATCTACCGGATTATTTTTCCGCCTTCAACCCGCCGATGAAGGCCCGCCAGTCACCCGGCGTGAACAGGAGGACCGCCCCGTCCCGATTTTTGCTGTCCCGCACCCCTATGCGGCCGTCTCCTAAACGTGCGACCTCGACGCAGTTACCGTTGGAACTCCTGCTGCTCTTGGTCCACACCACGTCGTGCAGATCTATCCGCTTCATTTCTTTCCCAAATATCAATTCCAGATCCGCGTACCACCACCCGGTTGATCATTTCCACCGGTCCAGGTGCTCACGGATGCACTGTCGAGATGATTCTTCGTCCATGGCCAGCTCAAGCAGGTGATCAAACGCCCGTTCGTAGGCGTATACCTGCTCCGTGTCCTCGATATATCGTGCGCCGAAAAACTCCTCCAGATATACGACATCCGGGAAGTCCGGAAACTTGAGATGCAGGAACGGCCCCGTGGGCATGGGAGGCGGAGTGTCCTGCGCCAAAATGCGCATCTCGATGTGATCGGATTCGGAGACCTCCACCAGGTGCGCAAGCTGCTCCCGCATCACGGAGGCATCGCCGAACTGCCGGCGGAGCACCGACTCCTCGAACACCGCGTAGAACTTCACGGGATTGGAGTCGAACAACAGGATCCGCTGTCGTTCCATGCGCACCGCGACCCGGCCCTCAAGCCAGCGGTGGGGCACCTGCACGACGGGCTGGAAATGCGACAACAGCGCCCGCGCGTAGGGCTCTGTCTGCAGCAGCCCCGGCACCACCTGGGTTTCCCAGTTCCGGATCTCGGTCGCTTCTAGCTCAAGGCCCAGCAGAGGGATGACGTCCGGGGGCAGTGCCTCGCGGTACTCCTCCCACCACCCCTTCTGGGCCGCATCCCTCCTGAGACTGAGCAGCTCTTCCCGTGTGGCGCGGTCCGCGCCGTACAGGTCGAGCAGCGCCTCGACGTCGCTGATGGATGGCAGCGTCTTGGCGTTCTCGATCCGGCTCACCTTCGCGGTGGACCACCCCAGCCTGCTGGACGCGTCCTCGCCGATCATGCCGGCGCGTTCGCGGAGCCGACGGAGTTCCCGCCCCAGCCGGCGATGACGCAGGGTGGGGCTGCCACGCTCAGGCATCTTGGCCTACCCCCTCCAGGGAGTAGCAGTGGAGTGGCGCCAGGCACCTGCCTCTTGGGCCACCGGGTGCGACGTATAGTAGCGCAGTCTGCAACTTACACTGGTACGTACAGAGCAATGACACGGGAATCTTTCCTCTCGTTTGCGGACTAGGTTACGCCGACTCTTGCGTCGAAACTATTCCTGAGAGAGTATCCAAGTACGGGGAAGATTCCGACGAAGCGGGGAGGCCGCCAATGATCATGTGGCAAAACGCCTCTCAAGCCTCCCCCGCCACACCGGCAACACGACGACATCCGGATCCATCGGCGGCCCGTTGCCCGAGGCTTTCCACGCCACCTCACCAAAGGGGACGAATCACAACAAACGAGCACATTTCGCCATGTGAAGGCGCGACGAACGGACCGCTACACAACAGTGCCGGGCCGGCAGCCGCGAACTGCCGACCCGGCTACCACGAAAGCTCCTGCGTACAAAGCCACGGAAAGGAGTCGTGGTCCTCATGTCCCACGGTACCGCCAGGCCTGTGGCAGGCAAGACCCTGAAGGCCAGGATCCGCGGATCCCTTGACCGGGCCGACCGTTCCCTCTGCATCGACCAGGACTGGTGGGCGCACCGGCTGGGCTGGCAGGTCAGCCGGACCGGCTTCGGAGCGCGCCGCTACCGCGACCCCCGGTTCGACCTGCTCCGTCACATCAGAGGAGAGGTGGACGGCGGCGTCCGGGCCTGACCCGCGGCGCCGCGCCCCACCCTGGATGTCCACGCTCCGCCACGCCGACCGGCCAAGGCGGTGCGGCCATGCGATCGACGGTCGAGCGCGTCCTCGCGGCACCGGAACCGCCGACCACCTGCCGCTCGGTGCCCCTACCGATCCCCGTTTCCTAACACGGATGACCGGCACCGCCGTCCCTGATCATCACCGTTCGTCCGGCCGCCGACGGATGAGCCGACGAGACGAGCCCGCGTCGAGCACCATGGCCATCGGGTCGTACGCCCGCTCGCAGGCATACCGCCAAGGATCCACGGCGTCATGCGCAGTGAGAAACCCCATGGATAGACGCCGTCCGGAAATCCGGAAACGTGAGATGCGCGAAAGGATCCGCATCTGTCTGCCACATCATGCGGGCCCGCGCCCTGCCGCATGGCGATTCGCATAGGGTGCGGTCGACCCACCGCTTGCTCGCCGTAACGGCGTGACACATGCCGTGACCGGGGTGGCCCGAAAGGATCCATGGGTTCTCGGACGCATTCGCCGAATGATCACGGCCACGCTCCTCGGGCTCGAGCAAGTGGCCCAATGCCCGGCCGACCAGGCATCGCGGCGCGCTCCTCACACGACCCTCATCTCCTACACGGCTGGTGCGCCATGGTGCTCGCGTCGTTCCCTCCCTGCCGGAGCCGAACGGCTCGAGCCGCCCGCCCTTGCCGCAGGGACCGACACCGTGGCGGCGAACCACCCCACCGGAGAGAGCGCGCCTCACGGCTCAGGCCGAGGTGACCGCGTGGCCGACCGGTCTCGGACACACCGCAGGGACGGTTCCTCCCACTCGGACCTGCAAGGTCGGGTGCAAGTTGCACCGGTAGCTGCACGGCAAGGACACGGGAATCTTTCCCATCGTTTGCAATCTACCTTACGCCGACCCTTGCGCTGAAAACTTTCATCGGCGACCATCGGAATTACGAAGCCAGGTTTCGGAAGTAAGGAGGCAACGGCGAAGAATCGGTAATTCGTAACTCCCGTTTCTCTGGCCACATCGGGCAACGAAAGTCAGCGGCATCCATCCCCAACGACGACACCCGATTTTCCGGATGCCCCCACCGAGAAGGGAGGTACCCCGCGACGATAAGAGGCCCCTCGACCTGCGAAAAGGCCACGGACACCCCATACATGAAAGTGCCGGGCCGGCAGCCGCGAACTGCCGACCCGGCTACCACGAAAGCTCCTGCGTACGAAGCCACGGAAAGGAGTCGTGGTCCTCTTGTCCCAAGGTACCGCTGGACCGACGCCTGGCAAGAGTCTGAAGGCCCGGATCCGCGAACTTCTTGACCGGGTGGACCGTTCCCTCTGCATCGACCAGGACTGGTGGGCCTACCGGCTGGGCTGGGAGGTCAGCCGGACCGGCTTCGGGGCGCGCCGCTACCGCGACCCCCGGTTCGACGCCCTCCGCCTGGCCCGAGGGGAGGTGGACGGCGGTGTCCGGGCCTGACCCGCGGCGCCGCGTCCCCCACCCCCTGATGGAGCACGTCCCGCCACACCGGACGGCCCTGCCCGTCCGGCTGTGGCGGTGGCGTACCGAGATCCTCCTGCCGGCGGGTTTCGGGACGCTCTTCCAGCTGGTCTCCGCTGCGGCGCAGCACGGCGCGAGGTGGCTTCCCTACCTCGTCGCCGGGGCGATCCTCGCCCTCGTCGTCGCCCGGCCCAGCCGCGACTGGCTCCAGCTGCGGTTCTGGTGCGTGTACGTCCGGCATCGCCTGTACCGGCTCTTCGCCGAGCTGCGGCTGTACACGCGCAAGGGACGCGTGCCGCTCGTACTGTGGGTCACTCCCACCCGGCGGGGCGAGAAGGCGCTCCTCCTGTGCCGTGCGGGGCACTCGGGGGAGGCGATGGCCGAGCGCGCCGCCGAGTTCCGCGCGGCCTGTAAGGCGAGGGAGGTGCGCTTCGCCCGGCACGCGCGGCGTCCGGACCTCGTGTTGATCGAGCTGATCCGGCGCGACCCGCTGCCGGGTGACCGCAACCCCGGCCTGGAGGCCGCCTTCGGCCACGAGTGGATCCCGATCGCTCCCGAGCCCGACCAGACGCCGGTGCTCGACCGATCGCGCGGCTGATCCACTCGGCCGATTCCCGGCCCGGGAGGTGTCCGCCTTCCGGGCCGTCCCCCTTCCCACGACGCTCCCCTCGCTGTTCTTCGCCCGTGTTCTTCCGCTGTGTCCGGGTACGTCCCCCGGAGGGATCCAAAGGGGGGCGAGAGATGTCGGAGGCGGTCAAACCAGGTCGGGGGCGGCTCCGCGCGTCGCTGGAACGCATCATGCCCGCCATCAACCTTCCGGACCGGCTGGAGCGGACCACCACCATGGACGGGCCGATCCAGCAGCTCACCCGGCTCATCCGCGGCAGGCTCCGCCAGGGCAGGTTGCGCGATCTGCTCCACGGGGTGCCGATCGGTCATCCCCTGCACCCGCTGCTCGCCACCGGCACCCTGGGCTGCTTCGTCGGCGTCGGGGTGCTCGACGCGACCGACGGCGATCCGCGGGACGCGCGCGTCCTGCTCGGTGCGGGCATCGCGGGGACGATCCCCACCGCCGCGGCCGGCATCGCCGACTGGTCGATGCTCCATCGCGAGCAGCAGCGGGTGGGGCTGGTGCACGCCGCCGCCAACATCGCCGCGCTCGGGCTCTACACCGGCTCACTGGTGTTGCGGCTCGCCGGGTACGAGCGGGCCGGGCGCATGCTCGGGTACGCCGGCCTCGGCGCGCTGGGGCTCGGCGGCTACCTGGGCGGCCACATGTCGTACCGCCAGGCGGCGGGCGCGAACCACGCCGAGTCGGTCACCCACCTGGTGCCCCTCGGCTGGCACGACCTGTGCCGCCTTCCCGACCTGCCGGAGGGACGCCCGGTGACCCGCCGCCTCGGCTACATCGACCTGTTCGTGCTCCGGCACAGCGGCGGGGTGAGCGTGCTCGCGGACCGCTGCGCCCATCTCGCCGGTCCGCTGCACCAGGGCAACGTCGTGATCGAGGGGGGCGAGCGGTGCGTCTCCTGCCCCTGGCACGGCAGCACCTTCCGGCTGTCGAACGGGTCGGTGGTGCACGGCCCGGCGACGGCCCCGCAGCCCGCGTTCGAGACCCGCATCCGCCCCGACGGGCTCGTCCAGGTCAAGCCCATCCACCTGTGACCGCGGTACGGCGGGCACGAAGCCGGGCCGCCGTGCGCGGTGCGGCTACTCCTGCTCCTCGCCTCTGGCTCGGCCGTCGCCCGCGGGATGCTCGACGAGGGCGAGCACCCGGTTGGCCATGAAGCGGGCGGTGCGGACCACGCCACCGCCCCTGGTCACCTCGCTCACCTCAACGATGCCGCGACCGGTGGTCACCTCGACGCGGCGACCGGCCTTGGTGGCGACGACCTCGTAGGTACGCGGGGTGCCGCCGGCGTCAATGACGATCTCTACCCGATCACCCTTCACAAAGGGTCACATACCCCGCACTTGGTACGGCCTAGCCGTACACCAGTTTGACTATCGCGGCGACCCCGATGCAGACGATGACCGCGCGGAGCGCGGTGGCGGGGAGCCTGCGGCCGATGCGCGCGCCGAGGAACCCGCCCAGCGACGAGCCGAGCGCGATCATCAGCACCGCCGTCCAGTCGACGTCGGCGAGCACGATGAACAGCACCGCGGCCACCGCGTTCACCAGCAGGGCCATCACGTTCTTCGCCGCGTTGAGCCGCTGCAGGTCGTCGTTGAGCATGATGCCGAGCAGGGCGATGAGGATGACGCCCTGGGCCGCGCCGAAGTAGCCGCCGTACACGCCGGTGCCGAGCACGCCGAGCCAGAGCAGGAGGCCGCCGTGCCGGTCGGCATCGCGCCGCCAGGTGTTGAGCCACCGGTTGATCCGCGGCTGCAGCACGACGAGGACGCAGGCGATGGCGATCAGCACCGGCACGATCACCTGGAACGCCTCCTCGGGCAGGCGCAGCAACAGCAGGCTGCCCACGACCGCGCCGATGAACGAGGCGCTGCCGAGCCGCACCAGCCGGTCCCGCTGGCCCTTCAGCTCGGCCCGGTAGCCCAGCGCCCCGGCGACGCCGCCGGGCACGAGGCCGACGTTGTTGGAGACGTTCGCGACCACGGGCGGATACCCGAGCGCCAGCAGGGTCGGGAAGGTGATCAGCGAGCCGGAGCCCACGATCGTGTTGATGCCGCCCGCTCCCACCCCGGCCGCAAAGATCGCGGCCGCTTCCCACGGCGTCACGACTCTCCCCCCTACCTGGTACGCCAGGTAAGCGTACGAGGCGCCGTTCCGCCGCCTTATGGGAGGGTCCCCTGCTCAGGTATCCCGAACCCGCAGGAGCGGGCGGCCCTCGTGGTACGGCAGCGCCCACGGGCGGCCTTCGGCGCGCGCTCGGCCCTCGCGTACGGGGCCGGCCCGCAGGCGCTCGGCCCGGCACCCCCGCCCACCGCCGCGACAGCGGGCCGGCCGTCGGCTCGGCGCCCGAGGGTCACCTTCTCGGCTGCACAAGCGCACGTACGTGCTCAGCGCGGCGCAGGCGCACCGCACGCCGGCCGGCGCCGTGCCGTACCGGCGGTCCGTCGGCTACGCCGCCCGCGCGTACCAGCGGCCGTTGGTGTCCCGCTCCAGCTTCAGCGGGAGGCCGAACGTCTGGGAGAGGTTGTCCGCGGTCAGCACGTGCTCGATCGGCCCCTGGGCGACCACCGACCCGTTCCGCAGCAGCAGCGCGTGGGTGAAGCCGTTCGGGATCTCCTCCACGTGGTGGGTGACGAGCACCATCGTGGGGGCCCGCGGGTCGTCGGCGAGCGCGCCCAGCCGCTGCACGAGGTCCTCCCGGCCGCCGAGGTCGAGCCCGGCGGCGGGCTCGTCGAGCAGCAGCAGCTCCGGGTCCGGCATGAGCGCGCGGGCGATCTGCACCCGCTTGCGCTCACCCTCCGACAGCGTGCCGAACCGGCGCCGGATCAGGTGCGCGCAGCCGAGCTGGTCGATCAGCTCGACCGCGCGGGTGACGTCGTGGGAGTCGTACTCCTCGTTCCACCGCCCGAGGATCGCGTACGAGGCGGTGAGCACGAGGTCGATCACCTTCTCGTCCGGCGGGATGCGCTCGGCGAGCGCGGCGCTCGCCAGCCCGATGCGCGGCCGCAGCTCGAACACGTTCGTCCGGCCGAGCTGCTCGCCGAGCAGCTCCACCACGCCCTCCGACGGGTAGAGCAGCGCCGCGGCCACCTGCAGCAGGGTGGTCTTGCCCGCGCCGTTCGGGCCGATGACGACCCACCGCTCGTCCTCGTGAACGGTCCAGTCGATGCCTCGCAGCAAAGCCGCGCCGTCCCGGCGAACGGCGACGTCCTGTAGGCGCAGCACCTGACCGCCCATCCGCGATCCCCTCTCCGTGTCGAATCCGGCGTCTGCGTTCGCCAGTGAATCTCGCCCGCCTTGTGAGCAGGTGGCTCCAACCTATCGTTGCGGTGACGCGTATCGTTGACCGGTGCGCCATTCACCGGTGTCGGCGACGCTGGTCGCCTGGGGGAACGCCTGGCTCGGCGGGCACGTGGGCCTCGACGAGGCCGTCGACCGCGTCGAGCGGGCGGGTGGGCCGCAGCTGGTGGCCGCCGTGGACGTTTCGCCCGGCACCGAGCCCCGGTACGGCACGGCGCCCGCCGCCGGCGCGGCCGCGCAGGCCGCCGAGGTCCCGCTGCGCGCCTTCCTCGCCGATCTCCGGCCGCAGGGCCTGGGGGCCTTCCGCCTCGCGCTGCCGGTGCCCGGCGACCCGCTGGGCCTCACCGGACCGAGGGAGTTCAACGCGCTCGCCATCGACGCCGGGGAGGCGGTGATCGCCGAACTGCCCGGCAGGTGCGTCGGCCTCGTCCCCGCCCGCGACGTGCGTGGCTCGTCCTACGTCGGCACCCGGTGGACCGCCATGCCCGCCGCCACCGCCGTACCGGACCTGCCGGGCCTCGGGGAGGCCGAGCGGGAGCTGCGGGATGCGATGCGCGCCGCGACCGAGGCGCTGGCCGCGGTGCACGGGCCCTCGCCGGACCGGCCCGCGCTCGAGGCGGGGGAAGGCCTCGCCCCCGGCTACCCGCCGCGGGCGCACCGGCTCGCCGCCCTGTGCGGCCTGCTCACCGCCGTGCTCGGCGCCGCCGACGACCGGGGCCTCACCGCGGCCCAGATCGCCACCCGGCGCGCGGTGCTGCGCGACCTCGACCGCGCGGTACGGCGGGCCTGGATCGCCGCCCACCACGCCGTCCGCCGCTGAACGTTTCACCCTCCGCCGCGGGCCGGCCGGGGCGGGCATCGGCGGGGCGCGCCCGCCGCCGCGGCCGGCCGTACCCGGTCGCGGTGAACCGCGCGTGACGCCGCAATGTGAATTCGGACAACGGCGAGTATCACCGCCCAAGTCAGGTCTAATCGCCCCCGGTTTTCGGTCGCGAGCGGGTGCCCTGACGCGCGAGCACGAATCCCGGGCAAGTACCTTTGATGGTGGTCACCGACTCGACCGCGTTTCCGACACAATCCCATGACGCCGGCCGGGCCGTACGGTCCGCCGGTGCCCGGATGGCCGAAGGAAGCCCTCAAGGAAGCCTCGCCGAATGAATCAGCGCACCCTGTTGATCACGTTGACCGGTCCGGACCGTCCCGGGGTGACCTCCCGGCTGTTCTCCGTCCTGGCCGACTTCCCGGTCACGGTCGCCGACATCGAGCAGGTGGTGATTCGCGGCAGGCTCACGCTGGGAGTGCTCGTCGCCTACGCGGGCGGCCCGCCCACCGGGACCGGCCGCACGATCGGCGCGCTGTGGACCGCGCTGGAGCAGGTCGCCGAGGACCTCGGCATGGAGATCGAGCTGTCCACCGGCACCCAGATCAAGGAGAAGCGGCGGCGCGGCAGACTGCACGTCACCGTGCTCGGCATGCCGCTGCAGCCGGCCGCGATCGCCGGGATCGCCGGGCGCATCGCGGCGGCGGGCGCGAACATCGACCGGATCGAGCGCCTCGCGCACGACCCGGTCACCTGCATCGAGATGAGCGTGTCCGGCGCGCACCCGCAGGCGCTGCGCGCCGCGCTCGCCACCGAGGCCGCGCTCCAGCAGGTCGACGTGGCCGTGGAGCGGGCCGGCCTGCACCGCCGCGCCAAGCGGCTCATCGTCATGGACGTCGACTCCACGCTCATCCAGGCCGAGGTGATCGAGCTGCTCGCCCGGCACGCCGGCGTGGAGCAGGAGGTGGCGAAGGTCACCGAGGCGGCGATGCGCGGCGAGCAGGACTTCGCCACCTCGCTGCGGGAGCGGGTGGCGCTGCTCGAAGGGCTGCCCGAGGAGGTGTTCGAGCAGGTCCGCAAGGAGGTCGTGCTCACCCCGGGCGCGCGCACGCTGGTGCGCACGCTCAAGCGCCTCGACTACCGGTTCGCCCTGGTGAGCGGGGGCTTCACCCAGATCACCGACCACCTCGCGGCGGAGCTCGGCATCGACTACTGCGCGGCCAACACGCTCGAGGTGAAGGACGGGCGGCTCACCGGCCGCCTGGTCGGCGAGATCATCGACCGGCCGGGCAAGGCCCGGGCGCTGGTCCGGTTCGCCGAGCAGGCCGGGGTGCCGCTCAGCCAGACGATCGCGATCGGCGACGGGGCGAACGACCTCGACATGCTCGCCGCGGCCGGCATGGGCATCGCCTTCAACGCCAAGCCCATCGTGCGCAAGGCGGCCGACACCGCGGTGAACGTGCCGTACCTGGACGCGATCCTCTACCTGCTCGGCATCTCCCGCGAGGAGGTCGAGGCCGCCGACGCCGAGGACGCCGCGCTGAAGGCGAGCTGACCCGGGCCGTCGCCGCGGGTCACCGCGGGCCGGTGACCAGGCCGCCCTTCGGGGTCCAGCGGGCCACGGTACGGCCGTCGCCCGGCCACAGGCGCTCCCACGGGGCCTCGGTCTCGACGACCGCGAAGGCGCAGGTGGGGAACCCGGGGTCGGCCTCGGCCGGGGTCGCGGTGAGGCTGAGGAACAGCTCGAGGAAGCCGGGGTTGTGGCCGACGATCAGCAGGGTGGCCACGTCGGGGTCGGTGCGCTGCACCACGGCGAGCAGGTCCTTCGGGGACGCGAGGTACATCTCGCGCTCGTGGTAGACGGGTGCCTCGGGCGCGAGCGCGGCGAGGGCGAGCTCGGCGGTACGCCGGGTGCGCTGCGCCGGTGAGCAGAGCACCAGGTCGGGGACGAGCCCCAGCTCGCCGAGCACCTGCCCGGCGCGGCGGGCGTCGTGCTCGCCCCGGTCGGTGAGCACCCGGTCGATGTCCGCCTTGCCGGGGACCTTCTCGGCCTTGGCGTGGCGCAGGATGATCAGTTTCCGCATCGGCATCCGTTCCGCGGTGATCGTCGGGACCGGTGCCCAGGATAGGCGGGCCGGGTACGGCCGGGCGGCGGGCGGCGACCGCCGGAACCGTACGGCCGCCGCGCGGACACGGGTACGGCCGCCGCCCCGGGCCGGGACGGCGGCCGTACCGAAAGACGGGTTCACCCGCCGGGCGGAGCGATCGCCCGCGACCGGCGACGCGCCGTGATCAGCGCGCGACCGGCTCGGCCGTGCGCTCCTCGACGCCCTCGGCCGGGGCGATGTTCGACGAGCGCCGCTTCGCCACGACGATCGCGGCGACCACGATGAGCACGGCGACGACGGCGATGCCGATGCGGAGCGCGACGTTGTCCGCCCAGATCACCACCGCCGGGGCGATCAGCAGCGCGACCAGGTTCATCACCTTGATCAGCGGGTTGATCGCGGGGCCCGCGGTGTCCTTGAA is a window from the Thermopolyspora flexuosa genome containing:
- a CDS encoding tetratricopeptide repeat protein, producing the protein MAHVTREHLDRLLEQALLSDDHDMLARRLDFLAYAYESGEVSRAAIFLLAAEEWRQAGQPAMALDRYQRALDDGGEVSVDPRAGIADTLFELDRPDEAREVIEAIRADRPVDPLTSLSVAETLAAYGDLQGALEWATEGVRTCPENSGVRDALLRARYRIRVDLGLPEDELDALLDVTHS
- a CDS encoding TetR/AcrR family transcriptional regulator, with product MPSPTIDELDRIAIAPLRRRPSQRRSARRVERMLDACAELLDEVGYEALSTTRIAQRAGVAIGSLYQFFPDKRAISKALTARNAERFVTRVGRRFMVEEFATVWEAIDAIIDEYVDMHRTVPGFRSLHLVDVADLHTLDSVADAAAVVVGRLRALLLADYGVADSEELDRAMLVAAEAADAVLKLAFRRDRQGDAAIIAEAKQIVRDCLDRRLRASA
- a CDS encoding DUF397 domain-containing protein, whose product is MSPIDLTGAVWRKSVRSTNGNCVEVALLADGRVGIRDGKNPLGAVLAFSRAEWGAFVSSLKSGRIGA
- a CDS encoding DUF397 domain-containing protein; protein product: MKRIDLHDVVWTKSSRSSNGNCVEVARLGDGRIGVRDSKNRDGAVLLFTPGDWRAFIGGLKAEK
- a CDS encoding helix-turn-helix domain-containing protein encodes the protein MPERGSPTLRHRRLGRELRRLRERAGMIGEDASSRLGWSTAKVSRIENAKTLPSISDVEALLDLYGADRATREELLSLRRDAAQKGWWEEYREALPPDVIPLLGLELEATEIRNWETQVVPGLLQTEPYARALLSHFQPVVQVPHRWLEGRVAVRMERQRILLFDSNPVKFYAVFEESVLRRQFGDASVMREQLAHLVEVSESDHIEMRILAQDTPPPMPTGPFLHLKFPDFPDVVYLEEFFGARYIEDTEQVYAYERAFDHLLELAMDEESSRQCIREHLDRWK
- a CDS encoding Rieske 2Fe-2S domain-containing protein, whose translation is MPAINLPDRLERTTTMDGPIQQLTRLIRGRLRQGRLRDLLHGVPIGHPLHPLLATGTLGCFVGVGVLDATDGDPRDARVLLGAGIAGTIPTAAAGIADWSMLHREQQRVGLVHAAANIAALGLYTGSLVLRLAGYERAGRMLGYAGLGALGLGGYLGGHMSYRQAAGANHAESVTHLVPLGWHDLCRLPDLPEGRPVTRRLGYIDLFVLRHSGGVSVLADRCAHLAGPLHQGNVVIEGGERCVSCPWHGSTFRLSNGSVVHGPATAPQPAFETRIRPDGLVQVKPIHL
- a CDS encoding sulfite exporter TauE/SafE family protein, which produces MTPWEAAAIFAAGVGAGGINTIVGSGSLITFPTLLALGYPPVVANVSNNVGLVPGGVAGALGYRAELKGQRDRLVRLGSASFIGAVVGSLLLLRLPEEAFQVIVPVLIAIACVLVVLQPRINRWLNTWRRDADRHGGLLLWLGVLGTGVYGGYFGAAQGVILIALLGIMLNDDLQRLNAAKNVMALLVNAVAAVLFIVLADVDWTAVLMIALGSSLGGFLGARIGRRLPATALRAVIVCIGVAAIVKLVYG
- a CDS encoding ABC transporter ATP-binding protein, coding for MGGQVLRLQDVAVRRDGAALLRGIDWTVHEDERWVVIGPNGAGKTTLLQVAAALLYPSEGVVELLGEQLGRTNVFELRPRIGLASAALAERIPPDEKVIDLVLTASYAILGRWNEEYDSHDVTRAVELIDQLGCAHLIRRRFGTLSEGERKRVQIARALMPDPELLLLDEPAAGLDLGGREDLVQRLGALADDPRAPTMVLVTHHVEEIPNGFTHALLLRNGSVVAQGPIEHVLTADNLSQTFGLPLKLERDTNGRWYARAA